A genomic window from Candidatus Kouleothrix ribensis includes:
- a CDS encoding DUF4386 family protein, with translation MMRTLPNAPKRLARIAGLLYLIAGIFGGFAVGYVTPMLYAPGDAATTAANVVANAGLVRIVDLLVKGVNMPTPSSSAAGVGGAPAGLGGQLL, from the coding sequence ATGATGCGCACGCTACCGAATGCACCGAAGCGCCTCGCGCGAATCGCCGGGCTGCTCTATCTCATCGCCGGCATCTTTGGCGGCTTCGCCGTTGGCTATGTGACGCCGATGTTGTATGCCCCAGGCGACGCGGCCACCACAGCAGCGAACGTCGTCGCGAACGCCGGGCTGGTTCGCATCGTGGATCTGCTCGTCAAAGGGGTGAACATGCCCACGCCGAGCAGTTCCGCAGCAGGCGTAGGTGGAGCGCCTGCCGGTTTGGGAGGGCAGTTGCTGTAA
- a CDS encoding DJ-1/PfpI family protein — protein sequence MDRDRKEVAAICLAPVILANAGILKGRKATVAGTEATTLERQGAQHTGPGVTVDGNLVTGNASKQSKLFGQKNELL from the coding sequence ATGGACAGAGACAGAAAAGAGGTGGCGGCCATTTGTCTAGCCCCGGTGATTTTGGCCAATGCGGGGATCCTCAAAGGAAGAAAGGCTACCGTCGCAGGAACCGAAGCTACGACGCTCGAGCGTCAAGGCGCGCAACATACTGGCCCAGGCGTTACTGTTGACGGGAATCTTGTGACTGGAAATGCGTCCAAGCAGTCAAAATTGTTTGGGCAAAAAAATGAACTGTTGTAA
- a CDS encoding alpha/beta hydrolase, with amino-acid sequence MATRMNAPQPASHPWNLGRVLRRIGKGLAVIVGLIILLGLAGAAYESAAEAADLRAYPPPGQMVDVGGYRLHIHCVGTGTPTVVIDAGWGDWSGGWSRVQSEAAKTTRVCTYDRAGMGYSEAGPLPRTAEHFAQELHRLLERAGIPGPYVLVGHSLGGAPVRVFAHDYAAEVVGVVLIESMNPGEAGTLVSATPPDSGAVSIANRFLTNLLTLPARVGLVRLMTDPVAGLSPAAANAYTAHSVTTRALQAAIDEGRGMQESLAQAHRVTTLGSVPLIVLSRGLPEGSLGADETWQREQSALLQLSSDSRQLFAGKSHHNIQFEQPAAAVAAIVQMVEQLRRR; translated from the coding sequence ATGGCGACGCGCATGAACGCTCCGCAGCCAGCATCCCACCCCTGGAACCTGGGGCGGGTGCTGCGCAGGATCGGCAAGGGCCTGGCCGTGATTGTCGGGCTGATCATCCTCCTGGGGCTGGCCGGGGCGGCCTACGAGTCGGCCGCCGAAGCCGCCGACCTGCGGGCGTATCCCCCGCCCGGTCAGATGGTTGACGTGGGCGGGTATCGGCTGCACATCCACTGCGTGGGCACAGGCACCCCGACCGTCGTCATCGACGCAGGCTGGGGCGACTGGTCCGGAGGATGGAGCCGGGTGCAATCGGAAGCCGCGAAGACCACGCGGGTCTGCACCTACGACCGCGCGGGGATGGGCTACAGTGAGGCTGGGCCGCTGCCACGCACCGCGGAGCACTTCGCGCAAGAGCTGCACCGCTTACTCGAGCGCGCTGGTATTCCAGGCCCGTATGTGCTGGTCGGGCACTCGCTGGGCGGCGCACCGGTACGGGTGTTCGCGCACGACTATGCCGCAGAAGTCGTGGGTGTGGTGCTGATCGAATCGATGAACCCAGGGGAGGCCGGCACACTCGTATCTGCTACGCCGCCGGACTCGGGCGCAGTATCGATAGCCAACCGGTTTCTCACGAATCTGCTCACGCTTCCAGCACGGGTAGGCCTGGTTCGCCTCATGACCGATCCCGTGGCGGGCCTATCGCCAGCCGCTGCGAACGCCTATACGGCGCACTCCGTGACCACTCGTGCGCTTCAGGCAGCGATCGACGAGGGGCGGGGCATGCAGGAGAGTCTCGCGCAGGCGCACCGAGTCACGACCCTGGGCAGTGTGCCTCTCATCGTTCTCTCGCGCGGGCTGCCCGAGGGGAGCCTGGGTGCGGATGAAACATGGCAACGCGAGCAGTCCGCGCTGCTCCAGTTGTCGTCTGATAGCCGTCAGCTGTTCGCCGGCAAGAGCCACCACAACATCCAATTTGAACAGCCGGCGGCCGCTGTTGCAGCCATTGTGCAGATGGTTGAGCAGCTCCGCCGACGGTAA